The proteins below come from a single Candidatus Bathyarchaeota archaeon genomic window:
- a CDS encoding prefoldin subunit beta, giving the protein MSDEISKLPPNVQERLLRLQQLQQTLQTVLAQKQQVEMEKAEIERTITELGKTADDAVIYKAIGSLLVKSDKAKVSQELTEQKDLLETRSTVIGRQEERLRGQVKEAQAKLQEDLSPVSQQPLS; this is encoded by the coding sequence ATGAGTGATGAAATTTCAAAATTACCACCTAACGTTCAAGAACGCTTACTCAGACTGCAACAACTGCAGCAAACCCTGCAAACCGTTTTAGCCCAGAAACAACAGGTTGAAATGGAAAAAGCAGAGATTGAACGCACAATAACTGAGCTTGGCAAAACTGCTGATGATGCAGTAATCTACAAAGCCATTGGCTCACTACTTGTAAAATCAGACAAAGCAAAGGTTTCTCAAGAACTGACTGAGCAAAAAGACCTTTTGGAAACAAGAAGTACCGTTATTGGCAGACAAGAAGAACGGTTACGTGGTCAAGTAAAAGAGGCACAAGCCAAACTTCAAGAAGACCTCAGCCCAGTTTCACAGCAGCCCCTATCCTAA